Proteins encoded by one window of Chloroflexaceae bacterium:
- a CDS encoding branched-chain amino acid ABC transporter permease has protein sequence MTPATQTASFWERIKATLANGPGAYAFFGLYAAICTWQLFTNPRTSLRTDIVFVLFLLLVFMVYRSATPLWFRGGLIAVLLLVVLPIFGTLNPFYIDVATQAGIFVALALGLNVVVGFAGLLDLGYVAFFAVGAYLWGILSTPQITQINPAWSPVPPIMFYPFVVLGLAIGAVFGILLGLPVLRLRGDYLAIVTLGFGEVIRVLANNLDRPINITNGSQGIREIERPPLILAGFVRDTLGWNLSDSQLYQQFFYFVVLLIVIFTVVVVSRLKNSRIGRAWEAIREDETAAVAQGIPRVRMKLMAFAVGASFAGAMGVVFASKQLFINPPTFDLLRSINILAMVILGGMGSIPGAILGAVIVTLLDLQILPRMAAVLRDAQRAGVPIPAAFDPTQYQRLLFGILLVLMMIFRPQGILPDERRSEELHADDEPPAEETAPPASRPAAESA, from the coding sequence ATGACGCCAGCGACGCAAACAGCGAGCTTCTGGGAGCGGATCAAGGCGACCCTGGCAAACGGGCCGGGCGCGTATGCCTTCTTCGGCCTCTATGCAGCAATCTGCACCTGGCAACTCTTCACCAATCCCCGCACCAGCCTGCGGACTGATATTGTTTTTGTGCTGTTCCTGCTGCTGGTGTTCATGGTCTACCGTTCGGCTACGCCGCTCTGGTTCCGAGGCGGGCTTATCGCAGTGCTGTTACTGGTAGTGCTGCCGATCTTCGGCACGCTCAACCCGTTCTACATTGACGTCGCCACCCAGGCGGGCATTTTCGTGGCTCTGGCGCTGGGGCTGAATGTGGTGGTGGGCTTTGCCGGTCTGCTTGATCTGGGGTACGTGGCCTTCTTCGCGGTAGGGGCTTATCTCTGGGGCATTCTCAGCACGCCCCAGATCACCCAGATCAATCCGGCCTGGAGTCCGGTGCCGCCGATCATGTTTTACCCCTTCGTGGTGCTCGGCCTGGCGATCGGCGCGGTCTTCGGCATTCTGCTCGGCCTGCCGGTGCTGCGCCTGCGGGGCGACTATCTGGCGATTGTGACGCTGGGGTTTGGCGAGGTGATCCGCGTGCTCGCCAATAACCTCGATCGCCCGATCAACATTACCAACGGCTCGCAGGGCATCCGCGAAATCGAGCGCCCGCCGTTGATCCTGGCCGGCTTCGTCCGCGATACGCTGGGCTGGAACCTGAGCGACAGCCAGCTCTACCAGCAGTTTTTCTACTTCGTGGTGCTGCTGATCGTGATCTTCACCGTGGTGGTCGTGAGCCGTCTGAAGAACTCGCGCATCGGGCGGGCCTGGGAGGCCATTCGCGAGGACGAGACCGCCGCGGTGGCCCAGGGCATCCCGCGGGTGCGGATGAAACTCATGGCCTTCGCCGTGGGCGCATCGTTCGCCGGGGCAATGGGGGTGGTGTTCGCCTCCAAGCAGTTGTTCATCAATCCGCCGACCTTCGACCTGCTGCGCTCGATCAACATTCTGGCCATGGTCATTCTGGGAGGCATGGGGTCGATCCCCGGCGCCATCCTCGGCGCGGTGATTGTGACCCTGCTCGATCTACAGATCCTCCCCCGCATGGCCGCCGTCCTGCGCGATGCCCAGCGGGCAGGGGTGCCCATTCCCGCCGCTTTCGACCCGACCCAGTACCAGCGCCTGCTGTTCGGGATTCTCCTGGTGCTGATGATGATTTTCCGGCCTCAAGGCATTCTGCCCGACGAGCGGCGCAGCGAAGAACTGCATGCCGATGATGAGCCGCCGGCGGAAGAAACTGCTCCGCCGGCGTCGCGTCCAGCCGCCGAGTCGGCGTAA
- a CDS encoding response regulator encodes MTTRILIADDDPLIRMNLREMLQEQGYLVVGETGDGLSAVNLTRQLRPEVVLLDVKMPHMDGIAAAKMIHNEQLAPVLLLTAYSSRELVEQARAAGVLGYLLKPVRDAELMALVEVTVARWSERVQRRKELAQLQERLETRKLVDRAKGYLMDHQGLSEAEAFRKIQQLAMNSRKTMREVAQAILLARQLGA; translated from the coding sequence ATGACGACGCGAATCTTAATCGCCGATGACGATCCGCTGATTCGCATGAACCTGCGAGAGATGCTGCAAGAGCAGGGCTATCTGGTCGTAGGTGAAACCGGCGATGGGTTGAGCGCGGTGAATCTCACCCGGCAACTGCGCCCGGAAGTGGTGTTGCTTGATGTGAAGATGCCGCATATGGATGGCATCGCCGCGGCGAAGATGATACACAACGAACAGCTTGCGCCGGTGTTGTTGCTCACTGCCTACAGTTCGCGCGAGCTGGTTGAGCAGGCGCGGGCCGCCGGAGTGCTGGGATACCTCCTTAAACCGGTGCGTGACGCTGAGTTGATGGCGCTCGTCGAAGTAACTGTGGCTCGCTGGAGCGAACGGGTCCAGCGCCGCAAGGAACTGGCGCAATTGCAGGAGCGGCTGGAGACGCGCAAACTGGTGGACCGGGCCAAGGGCTATCTGATGGACCACCAGGGCCTGAGCGAGGCCGAGGCTTTCCGCAAGATCCAGCAACTGGCGATGAACAGTCGCAAGACGATGCGCGAGGTGGCGCAGGCCATCTTGCTTGCCAGGCAACTGGGCGCCTGA
- the alr gene encoding alanine racemase → MITLNELLAAGGRLHAAPRATTFADWSYDSRLTTPGACFIALRTARADGHDYIPAALAAGATGVLCRWPPADPGAATVVLSDDPQALLQRWAAARLAAVAPQVIGVTGSVGKTTTRRAIAAVLATLAPTFQSRRSFNSLLGLPIALARLEARHRFAVLEYGSDRPGEIARLAALFPPRIAVVTAVGETHLRGLGDLNGVAAEKGALVAALPPGGVAVLNGDDPRVRALAGEAPGAFFYGLNPELDLWAEAPQYELDGTHLRLRRGAETVMAWTPLLGEPAVYASLAAVAVGLVCGLDLATCAAALERIEPPAGRLRPLPAASGATVLDDSFSATAPSVRAALRFLAALPARRRIAVLGALSDLPPAAGTAVACELGALAAHCVDRLILKGDWGVAAANAARAARSDLPISVVDTSTAAITALPSDLGPGDLILVKGGAEARMERVVARLVEPGASAHLVRQEPAWHSVRVGAPDRPTWLRIDLDAIAGNVWRLRDLAGAPLMVVLKGDGYGHGAVRVARAALGAGAAAVAVATLGEGRALRQAGVGAPILVLGYLPPWQAEEAVALGLECTLFDPDAAEALHAAAVTLGRPARVHVKVDTGMARLGLPPAETGPFLAWLRGLAGLEVTGIYTHFASADAPDLRQTEAQLAIFTGLLRELAAAGLRPPTAHAANSAALLRLPAARLDMVRPGIACYGLAPGPGISLPEGCRAALSFYSEVAQVRDHPPGTPISYGGAFVTERPSRIATIPVGYADGLRRAPPWREVLIRGRRAPIVGRICMDYAMVDVTDIPGVRRGDAVVLIGAQGDEAITADDVAAWLGTIAYEVVTGILPRVPREVGEELTGWG, encoded by the coding sequence ATGATTACGCTTAACGAACTGCTCGCCGCGGGCGGGCGTCTGCACGCCGCTCCCCGCGCGACCACCTTCGCCGACTGGAGCTACGACTCGCGCCTCACCACGCCGGGGGCCTGCTTCATTGCCCTGCGCACGGCGCGCGCCGATGGGCACGATTACATCCCCGCGGCGCTGGCCGCTGGCGCAACCGGCGTGCTCTGCCGCTGGCCCCCCGCCGACCCCGGCGCGGCCACCGTAGTGCTTAGCGATGACCCCCAGGCCCTGCTGCAACGCTGGGCCGCCGCGCGCCTGGCCGCCGTCGCGCCACAGGTCATCGGCGTGACCGGCAGCGTTGGCAAGACCACCACCCGCCGCGCCATCGCAGCGGTGCTCGCAACGCTGGCCCCTACCTTTCAGAGCCGGCGCAGCTTCAACTCGCTGCTGGGCCTGCCCATCGCCCTGGCGCGCCTGGAGGCGCGCCACCGCTTCGCCGTGCTCGAGTACGGCAGCGACCGCCCTGGCGAGATTGCTCGTCTCGCGGCCCTCTTTCCGCCCCGCATCGCCGTGGTCACCGCCGTGGGCGAGACCCATCTGCGCGGCCTGGGGGACCTGAACGGCGTCGCCGCCGAGAAGGGCGCCCTGGTCGCCGCCCTGCCCCCCGGCGGCGTCGCGGTGCTCAACGGCGATGATCCCCGGGTGCGCGCCCTGGCCGGGGAAGCGCCCGGGGCCTTTTTCTACGGCCTGAACCCGGAGCTGGATCTGTGGGCCGAGGCGCCACAATATGAACTTGACGGCACCCATCTGCGCCTGCGGCGGGGCGCCGAAACGGTAATGGCCTGGACGCCGCTCCTGGGAGAGCCGGCAGTGTACGCCTCCCTGGCCGCCGTCGCGGTTGGCCTGGTCTGTGGCCTGGATCTGGCAACCTGCGCCGCGGCGCTGGAACGCATCGAGCCACCCGCGGGGCGCCTGCGGCCCCTGCCGGCTGCCAGCGGAGCCACCGTGCTCGACGACAGTTTCAGCGCCACGGCCCCTTCCGTGCGGGCCGCCCTGCGCTTCCTCGCCGCGCTCCCTGCCCGGCGTCGCATCGCCGTCCTGGGCGCCCTCTCCGACCTGCCGCCCGCGGCGGGGACAGCCGTGGCCTGCGAACTTGGCGCCCTGGCAGCTCACTGCGTTGACCGGCTGATCCTCAAGGGCGACTGGGGCGTCGCCGCCGCCAATGCCGCGCGGGCCGCCCGCTCCGATCTGCCCATCAGCGTGGTTGACACGAGCACCGCCGCTATCACTGCCCTGCCGTCCGACCTCGGGCCGGGCGACCTGATCCTGGTCAAGGGCGGGGCCGAGGCGCGTATGGAGCGCGTTGTCGCCCGGCTGGTCGAACCCGGCGCCAGCGCGCACCTGGTGCGCCAGGAACCGGCCTGGCACAGTGTGCGCGTCGGCGCGCCCGACCGCCCGACATGGCTGCGCATTGACCTCGACGCCATTGCCGGCAACGTGTGGCGGTTGCGCGACCTCGCGGGGGCGCCGCTGATGGTGGTGCTCAAAGGCGATGGCTACGGCCACGGCGCCGTGCGCGTGGCCCGGGCCGCCCTGGGCGCGGGGGCGGCAGCCGTGGCCGTCGCCACCCTGGGCGAGGGACGGGCGCTACGGCAGGCAGGCGTCGGCGCCCCCATCCTGGTCCTGGGCTATCTGCCACCGTGGCAGGCCGAAGAGGCCGTGGCCCTGGGGCTGGAATGCACGCTCTTCGACCCCGACGCCGCCGAGGCTCTCCACGCCGCGGCCGTGACCCTGGGCCGCCCGGCGCGGGTGCACGTCAAGGTTGATACAGGCATGGCCCGCCTGGGCCTGCCGCCGGCGGAAACCGGCCCTTTCCTGGCCTGGCTGCGCGGGCTGGCCGGTCTGGAGGTGACCGGCATCTACACCCACTTCGCCAGCGCCGACGCCCCCGACCTGCGCCAGACCGAGGCGCAACTGGCCATCTTCACCGGCCTGCTGCGCGAACTCGCGGCGGCCGGGCTGCGTCCGCCCACGGCCCACGCCGCCAACAGCGCCGCACTGCTGCGCCTGCCAGCAGCGCGGCTTGACATGGTGCGCCCGGGCATCGCCTGCTACGGCCTGGCCCCCGGACCCGGCATCTCACTCCCGGAAGGCTGTCGCGCCGCCTTGAGCTTCTACAGCGAAGTGGCCCAGGTGCGCGACCACCCGCCCGGCACACCCATCTCCTACGGTGGCGCATTTGTGACCGAACGGCCCAGCCGTATCGCCACCATCCCCGTGGGCTACGCCGACGGGCTGCGGCGCGCCCCGCCCTGGCGCGAAGTGCTCATTCGCGGGAGGCGCGCGCCGATCGTCGGGCGCATCTGTATGGATTACGCCATGGTGGACGTGACCGACATTCCCGGCGTGCGCCGGGGCGACGCAGTGGTGCTGATCGGCGCACAGGGCGACGAGGCGATCACCGCTGACGACGTGGCAGCCTGGCTGGGCACGATCGCCTATGAAGTCGTCACCGGCATCCTGCCCCGCGTCCCCCGCGAGGTTGGCGAGGAGTTAACGGGGTGGGGTTGA
- a CDS encoding ABC transporter ATP-binding protein — protein MALLELKNVHTYYGKIHALKGISLTVEKGEIVTLIGSNGAGKSTTLRTISGLLTPRVGEVRFNGRRIDRLPAHEIVKLGIAQAPEGRRIFPRLTVLENLEMGAYLHDTRSQTYKDDLERVFTLFPRLRERTSQKGGTLSGGEQQMLAIGRALMTRPQVLLLDEPSMGLAPVLVEQIFEIVKTINAQGTTVLLVEQNALQALGIAHRGYVLQSGEIVLEDTAHALRENEMVQKAYLGLE, from the coding sequence ATGGCGCTTCTTGAATTAAAAAACGTCCATACCTACTATGGCAAGATCCATGCCCTCAAGGGCATTTCGCTCACCGTCGAAAAGGGCGAAATCGTCACTCTCATCGGCTCGAATGGAGCGGGGAAGAGCACGACCCTGCGCACCATTTCCGGGTTGCTGACGCCGCGGGTCGGCGAGGTGCGCTTCAATGGCCGGCGCATTGACCGGCTGCCGGCTCACGAGATCGTCAAACTGGGCATCGCCCAGGCGCCCGAGGGCCGACGGATCTTCCCGCGGCTGACGGTGCTGGAAAACCTGGAGATGGGCGCTTACCTGCACGACACCCGCAGCCAGACCTACAAAGACGACCTTGAGCGCGTCTTTACGCTCTTTCCGCGATTGCGCGAGCGCACCTCGCAGAAGGGCGGCACCCTCTCCGGCGGCGAGCAGCAGATGCTTGCCATCGGGCGCGCGCTGATGACCCGCCCGCAGGTGCTGCTGCTCGACGAGCCTTCGATGGGCCTGGCCCCGGTGCTGGTCGAGCAGATTTTCGAGATCGTGAAGACGATCAACGCTCAGGGCACCACCGTGCTCCTGGTGGAGCAGAACGCTCTTCAGGCCCTGGGTATCGCCCATCGGGGCTATGTCCTCCAGAGCGGCGAAATCGTACTCGAAGACACCGCCCACGCCCTGCGTGAGAATGAAATGGTGCAGAAGGCGTATCTGGGATTGGAGTAG
- a CDS encoding ABC transporter ATP-binding protein — protein sequence MTANILEARNVTKTFGGLVAVNDVTLMVEKGRIVSVIGPNGAGKTTFFNVLTGIYKPDKGTVVFDGTSIAGARPDIIAGLGMRRTFQNIRLFDNMTVLENVLVGMHTHLHASFWGIIARAAGVRREEARARQKARELLAYVGLEGKRDELAKNLPYGDQRRLEIARALAGEPKLILLDEPTAGMNPQETDAATELIRRLRDELGLTVVLIEHDMRLVMAISERITVLDYGTKIAEGDAAAIRSNPRVIEAYLGKGAAGAAA from the coding sequence ATGACCGCAAATATCCTCGAAGCGCGCAATGTGACCAAAACCTTTGGCGGCCTGGTCGCGGTGAATGATGTGACCCTGATGGTGGAAAAGGGCCGTATTGTGAGCGTCATTGGTCCCAACGGCGCGGGGAAGACCACCTTCTTCAATGTTCTTACCGGCATCTACAAGCCCGACAAAGGCACGGTGGTCTTCGACGGCACATCTATCGCGGGCGCCCGCCCTGACATTATCGCGGGCCTGGGCATGCGTCGAACCTTTCAGAACATTCGTCTGTTTGATAACATGACCGTGCTGGAGAACGTGCTGGTGGGGATGCACACCCACCTGCATGCGTCCTTCTGGGGGATCATCGCCAGGGCCGCAGGAGTGCGTCGCGAGGAAGCCCGCGCGCGCCAGAAAGCCCGCGAACTGCTGGCGTATGTGGGGCTGGAAGGCAAACGTGACGAACTGGCCAAGAACCTGCCCTACGGCGACCAGCGGCGTCTGGAGATCGCCCGCGCCCTGGCCGGCGAGCCGAAGCTCATCCTGCTTGATGAGCCGACCGCGGGGATGAACCCGCAGGAGACCGATGCCGCCACCGAGTTGATCCGCCGGTTGCGAGATGAGCTGGGCCTCACCGTGGTGCTCATCGAACACGACATGCGTCTGGTGATGGCCATCTCCGAGCGGATTACGGTGCTCGACTACGGCACCAAAATCGCCGAAGGCGACGCCGCGGCCATCCGCAGCAATCCCCGGGTGATCGAGGCCTATCTGGGCAAGGGCGCTGCCGGCGCTGCAGCGTAG
- a CDS encoding dipeptide epimerase — MAAATTISALNVERLDIPLRVPFGIASGAQELARNLLVTLELADGTRGYGEAAPFPAFNGETQASALAAIEAARPRIEGADVREWRTIAATLRETIGDVGSARCAIETAVLDALTRRAEMPLYVFFGGASNALETDMTITTGTVEAAALAARGIRNRGIRAIKVKIGAGDPALDLERIGAIHAVAPDAPLLLDGNGGMSADAALTLLDELRARGLRPALLEQPVPADDWDGLRRLTRLSGIPVAADESAVSAASVLRLAAERAADVINIKLMKCGVVEALEMAAIARAAGLGLMIGGMVESVLAMTMSAHFAAGLGGFTFVDLDTPMFLAENPFMGGFRQNGAWLSLDHITAGHGVEPRG; from the coding sequence ATGGCAGCAGCAACCACCATTAGCGCCCTCAATGTTGAGCGGCTGGACATCCCGTTGCGCGTGCCGTTCGGCATCGCCAGCGGGGCGCAGGAGCTGGCCCGCAACCTGCTGGTGACGCTGGAACTGGCCGACGGCACGCGCGGCTATGGTGAAGCTGCGCCCTTCCCGGCGTTCAACGGCGAAACGCAGGCCAGCGCTCTGGCGGCTATCGAAGCGGCGCGCCCGCGCATTGAAGGAGCGGACGTGCGCGAATGGCGGACCATCGCCGCCACACTGCGCGAGACCATCGGAGACGTGGGCAGCGCCCGCTGCGCGATTGAAACCGCCGTTCTGGACGCGCTCACCCGCCGCGCGGAGATGCCACTCTACGTCTTCTTCGGCGGTGCCAGCAACGCGCTGGAGACCGATATGACCATCACCACCGGCACGGTTGAGGCGGCGGCGCTTGCAGCGCGGGGGATACGCAACCGCGGCATTCGCGCGATCAAGGTCAAGATCGGCGCGGGTGATCCGGCCCTTGACCTGGAGCGGATCGGCGCCATTCACGCCGTTGCGCCCGACGCGCCGCTGCTCCTCGACGGCAATGGCGGCATGAGCGCCGACGCCGCCCTGACGCTGCTGGACGAGCTGCGGGCGCGCGGCCTGCGTCCGGCGCTGCTGGAACAGCCCGTGCCCGCCGATGACTGGGACGGTCTGCGGCGACTCACGCGCCTGTCTGGCATCCCGGTGGCTGCCGATGAAAGCGCCGTGAGCGCCGCCAGCGTGCTGCGTCTGGCCGCCGAGCGCGCCGCCGATGTCATCAACATCAAACTGATGAAGTGTGGAGTGGTTGAGGCGCTGGAGATGGCAGCCATCGCTCGCGCCGCCGGTCTGGGCCTGATGATCGGCGGGATGGTCGAATCCGTGCTCGCAATGACCATGTCGGCCCACTTCGCCGCCGGCCTGGGTGGCTTCACCTTCGTGGATCTCGATACGCCGATGTTTCTGGCCGAGAATCCCTTCATGGGCGGCTTCCGCCAGAATGGCGCCTGGCTCAGTCTCGACCACATTACCGCCGGACACGGCGTTGAGCCCCGAGGCTGA
- a CDS encoding DMT family transporter, whose amino-acid sequence MNKATVVPQRVERAAWMWMGVALLAHTGWGAYPVLARYLQTVSALPSMAVLSLGNLLALLVYGPFALQRVDGRALRSRVIWAFALVVVLRAITNLLAARYTLAIYVQLITLMTPLLVALLSSGLFREALPPFTWPAIGLSFIGSLLMMSGDPGGNDSLLRIGAGDLVGLGLALTSALCLAFYMLLVPRAAKQAVSGEAVLLVQLIALTLTTGVLSLLLGEDRGRFAAIGAGDWAVFGAFVGFVLLGANVGQIAALRRLGAPRVSSTMAWRLIATLALAALLLGERLTSLWQALGAGIVLVTITIYLSRQRQGVATHEP is encoded by the coding sequence ATGAACAAAGCAACTGTCGTCCCGCAGCGCGTTGAGCGGGCTGCCTGGATGTGGATGGGGGTGGCGTTGCTGGCCCACACCGGCTGGGGCGCCTATCCGGTGCTGGCGCGCTACCTTCAGACGGTGAGCGCTCTGCCCAGTATGGCCGTGCTCTCCCTCGGCAACCTGCTCGCCCTGCTGGTGTACGGGCCGTTTGCCCTGCAGCGTGTGGACGGGCGCGCGCTGCGTTCACGAGTGATCTGGGCCTTCGCCCTGGTCGTGGTGCTGCGGGCGATCACCAATCTCCTTGCCGCCCGCTACACGCTGGCGATCTACGTCCAGTTGATCACCCTGATGACGCCTCTGCTGGTAGCCTTGCTCAGCTCAGGGCTGTTCCGCGAGGCCCTGCCGCCCTTCACCTGGCCCGCCATTGGCCTCTCATTCATTGGCTCACTGCTGATGATGAGCGGCGATCCTGGCGGCAATGACTCCCTGCTGCGTATCGGCGCGGGCGACCTGGTCGGTCTGGGGCTGGCGTTGACCTCGGCCCTGTGCCTGGCCTTCTACATGCTGCTGGTGCCGCGCGCGGCGAAGCAGGCCGTTTCGGGTGAAGCGGTGCTGCTGGTGCAGTTGATCGCCCTGACCCTGACCACCGGGGTGCTCAGCCTGCTGCTGGGAGAGGATCGGGGGCGTTTCGCCGCCATCGGCGCGGGCGACTGGGCAGTGTTTGGAGCCTTCGTCGGCTTCGTGCTGCTGGGGGCGAACGTGGGGCAGATCGCCGCCCTGCGGCGCCTGGGCGCGCCGCGGGTCAGCAGCACAATGGCCTGGCGACTGATCGCCACCCTGGCGCTGGCGGCGCTGCTGCTCGGCGAGCGGCTGACGTCGCTCTGGCAGGCCCTGGGGGCAGGAATCGTCCTCGTCACCATTACCATCTACCTTTCGCGGCAGCGGCAGGGCGTTGCCACACATGAGCCGTAA
- a CDS encoding sugar phosphate nucleotidyltransferase has protein sequence MAHIAPKQPCLTRHAVILAAGESTRTRPLTLHRPKPLIPLLGRPLLAHILDALAGLVERVTLVVGYRAEMIEAAFGKEYRGMALRYARQEVMNGTAGALLAAGPIDEPFFLLYGDNLVAHEDIVGVCRGRYSVAGLRVADARSFGVLEMIDGTVRRIIEKPADPPPDALANAGVYHFDGAVFPLLERIEPSPRGELELTDLIGALAAERPVQAHRCTGHWVPVGTPWEALSAAQFLLARRGAEQVWLHPEARVEPGARIIGPAALDAGCVVGEGAIVAASVLCAGAVVGPGARVISSWLDDEARVGAGATLEARVFEEVRPVAETREVLSRTQLMTRGAVVARGASVPDGAAVAPGSIIRA, from the coding sequence ATGGCTCACATCGCCCCAAAACAACCCTGTCTGACGCGCCATGCCGTGATCCTGGCCGCTGGCGAGTCGACCCGCACTCGCCCGCTCACGCTCCATCGCCCAAAGCCCCTGATCCCGCTGCTGGGGCGCCCGCTCCTGGCCCACATCCTGGATGCGCTGGCGGGGCTGGTTGAGCGGGTCACGCTGGTGGTTGGATACCGTGCGGAGATGATCGAGGCGGCGTTCGGGAAGGAATATCGCGGCATGGCTCTGCGCTACGCACGGCAGGAGGTGATGAACGGCACCGCGGGGGCGCTGCTGGCGGCCGGCCCGATTGACGAGCCGTTCTTCCTGCTCTATGGTGATAATCTGGTGGCCCACGAGGATATCGTCGGGGTGTGTCGGGGGCGTTACAGCGTGGCCGGGCTACGTGTGGCCGATGCCCGTTCCTTCGGCGTGCTGGAGATGATTGACGGAACGGTGCGCCGGATCATCGAGAAGCCGGCGGACCCGCCGCCCGACGCCCTGGCCAATGCTGGTGTATACCACTTTGATGGAGCGGTCTTTCCGCTTCTGGAGCGGATCGAGCCTTCACCGCGCGGGGAGCTGGAACTGACGGACCTGATCGGCGCCCTGGCGGCGGAGCGGCCCGTGCAGGCCCATCGGTGCACGGGCCACTGGGTTCCGGTGGGAACACCGTGGGAGGCGCTGAGCGCGGCGCAGTTTTTGCTGGCGCGGCGGGGAGCGGAGCAGGTCTGGCTGCACCCCGAGGCGCGGGTAGAGCCGGGGGCGCGGATCATCGGTCCGGCGGCGCTTGACGCCGGCTGCGTCGTCGGGGAAGGCGCGATTGTCGCAGCCTCGGTTCTCTGCGCGGGCGCGGTCGTTGGTCCTGGAGCGCGGGTGATTTCCTCGTGGCTCGACGACGAAGCGCGTGTTGGCGCGGGCGCCACGCTGGAGGCGCGGGTGTTCGAGGAAGTGCGGCCCGTGGCCGAGACGCGGGAGGTGCTGAGCCGCACGCAGTTGATGACGCGGGGGGCGGTAGTGGCGCGGGGCGCCAGCGTGCCCGACGGAGCGGCGGTGGCGCCGGGGAGCATTATCAGAGCCTGA